The proteins below are encoded in one region of Fibrella aestuarina BUZ 2:
- a CDS encoding cold-shock protein, giving the protein MQTGVVKFFNESKGFGFIVDDATGKDIFVHITGLNGIAIKEKDRVEYEIVEGKKGLNATNVRKAN; this is encoded by the coding sequence ATGCAAACAGGTGTAGTGAAATTCTTTAATGAAAGTAAAGGATTTGGGTTCATTGTAGACGACGCAACGGGCAAAGACATTTTCGTCCATATTACCGGCCTGAACGGGATTGCCATCAAAGAAAAAGACCGGGTCGAATACGAAATCGTTGAAGGTAAAAAAGGCCTCAACGCGACCAACGTACGGAAAGCCAACTAA
- a CDS encoding PspC domain-containing protein — translation MFASNINKRMDQVLNRLRFFVEQQAFGVCAHLGQRMNIPANSIRLYFIYTSCLTLGSPVILYLIAAFWLELRTHLRRRANPTIWDL, via the coding sequence ATGTTTGCCAGCAATATCAACAAACGTATGGATCAGGTACTTAACAGGCTTCGGTTCTTTGTCGAGCAACAGGCATTCGGTGTCTGTGCCCACTTAGGCCAGCGGATGAACATTCCGGCCAATAGTATTCGGCTATACTTTATCTACACGTCGTGCCTCACGCTGGGCTCGCCCGTTATTCTCTATCTGATTGCCGCCTTCTGGCTCGAACTCCGCACGCACCTCCGCCGCCGAGCTAACCCAACTATCTGGGACCTTTAA
- a CDS encoding DUF2480 family protein translates to METAPIVNRVANSGLITLDLEEYYHPGERLVYDLKDNLFMGMILKEKDFRAFLKEHDWSQYAGKNVAITCTEDAIIPTWAYMLLTLQLQPYANTVVYGSLQDLDEKLYFDAIAHIDPADYQDKKVVVKGCSKVPVPTAAYVELTRRLAPVVQSLLFGEPCSTVPLFKRKSS, encoded by the coding sequence ATGGAAACGGCACCCATTGTTAACCGCGTGGCCAATAGCGGCCTGATTACCCTCGATCTGGAAGAGTACTATCATCCCGGCGAACGGCTTGTCTATGACTTGAAAGACAATCTGTTTATGGGCATGATCTTAAAGGAAAAAGACTTCCGGGCGTTTCTGAAAGAACACGACTGGAGCCAATATGCCGGTAAGAACGTGGCCATTACCTGCACCGAAGACGCCATTATCCCGACCTGGGCCTATATGCTGCTGACGTTACAGCTTCAGCCCTACGCCAACACGGTCGTTTATGGCTCCCTACAGGATCTGGACGAGAAACTGTACTTCGACGCCATCGCCCACATCGACCCGGCCGATTATCAGGACAAAAAGGTAGTCGTAAAAGGCTGTAGCAAAGTTCCCGTTCCAACGGCGGCCTACGTCGAACTCACGCGCCGGTTAGCTCCCGTCGTGCAGAGTCTGTTATTTGGTGAGCCCTGCAGCACGGTTCCCCTCTTTAAGCGAAAGAGTAGTTAA
- a CDS encoding aminotransferase class I/II-fold pyridoxal phosphate-dependent enzyme produces the protein MNVGTSTTEWLAARLEQELTRRQQSGLLRRLALANTIDFTSNDYLGLARSPALAQHIQQQTIGAERNGATGSRLLAGNSELAESVEHYLAHVYRAESALVFNSGYNANVGLLACLPQRGDTLLTDELIHASLIDGARLSYATRQRFAHNDLADLEQKLQQASGRVFVVVESVYSMDGDEAPLRALADLCDQYGAALLVDEAHASGVYGLNEADGTAPGLVVAYGLQDRVFARIHTFGKALGVHGAVVVGPTLLRDYLINTARSFIYTTALPPHALLAIRCAHEVLAQDTSPIHRLHELIACFQKTAAQLAPSLPWLESTSPIQGLIVPGNEAVRAVAGRAQAAGYDVRPIVSPTVPPGQERLRLCLHSFNTEDEIRGLLDTIRSAA, from the coding sequence ATGAATGTGGGGACATCAACCACCGAGTGGCTGGCGGCGCGGCTGGAGCAGGAGCTTACGCGTCGGCAGCAGAGCGGCTTGCTTCGCCGACTCGCCCTAGCCAATACCATTGATTTTACGTCGAACGACTACCTTGGCCTGGCCCGGTCGCCGGCTTTGGCACAACATATTCAGCAGCAAACCATCGGGGCAGAGCGCAACGGTGCTACTGGCTCGCGGCTCCTGGCTGGTAACAGCGAACTGGCCGAATCGGTAGAGCACTATCTGGCGCATGTTTATCGGGCCGAGTCGGCGCTGGTGTTCAACTCTGGCTACAACGCCAACGTGGGGCTGCTGGCCTGCCTGCCACAGCGCGGCGATACCCTGCTGACGGATGAATTAATTCACGCTAGCCTGATCGACGGCGCGCGCCTCAGCTACGCCACCCGCCAACGCTTCGCCCACAACGACTTGGCCGATCTGGAACAAAAGCTGCAACAGGCGAGCGGCCGGGTATTTGTCGTGGTCGAGTCGGTGTACTCGATGGATGGCGACGAAGCCCCGCTGCGGGCATTAGCCGATCTGTGCGACCAATACGGAGCGGCGTTGCTGGTGGATGAAGCGCATGCGTCGGGCGTGTATGGGCTGAACGAAGCCGACGGAACGGCGCCGGGATTGGTGGTTGCTTATGGGTTGCAGGATCGGGTCTTTGCGCGCATCCATACGTTTGGGAAAGCGCTGGGTGTGCACGGGGCCGTTGTGGTCGGGCCAACGCTCCTGCGCGACTACCTCATCAATACGGCGCGTTCCTTTATTTATACAACCGCGTTACCGCCCCATGCGCTATTGGCCATCCGTTGCGCTCACGAAGTGCTGGCTCAGGACACTAGCCCCATTCATCGGCTGCACGAACTGATTGCTTGTTTCCAGAAAACGGCAGCGCAGTTAGCGCCGAGCTTGCCATGGCTCGAAAGTACCTCACCGATTCAGGGGCTTATCGTACCCGGTAACGAAGCCGTGCGGGCGGTGGCCGGGCGGGCGCAGGCGGCAGGCTATGATGTACGCCCCATCGTAAGCCCCACTGTGCCGCCGGGGCAGGAGCGGCTACGGCTTTGTCTGCACAGCTTCAATACAGAAGACGAAATCCGGGGCCTGCTAGACACTATTCGCAGTGCTGCCTAA
- a CDS encoding sensor histidine kinase, protein MIQRPISTDAQLSQLATFLFSRREAILTNWHTTCASDSNLKVVAGLTREEFTDQIPVMLTVLDKRLRNEQDSVLPYQVAREHGLHRWHKGYALHELLNELAHLHQSLLSELGTFWHHQPNIDHDVLLIAHQRIGALIHEAIGGSIAQYDEFQKAEATERALNLQRALDNVNELGRKRSAMLRIASHDLRSSFSVIQGAASLLDMPDNTEQERSEMLQILNRNFPRLASMLTELMDLARLEAGRENINVKPFDVAETMRGLIESAQPLAQERNLFLKGDGPAHLPVMGDATKVYRIAQNLLTNALKNTQEGQVSVSWSNENQFRWMLSVQDTGPGLSSGATMWLSDQLRPTVDSVALFNENTPEKTQPTPAPSADEVVTEGIRSGGEGIGLYIVKRLCELLNASLDVETRLGAGTLIRVRFPIHPTA, encoded by the coding sequence ATGATACAAAGACCGATTTCAACAGACGCTCAGTTAAGTCAGTTGGCTACGTTTCTGTTCAGCCGCCGCGAAGCAATCCTAACGAACTGGCATACGACCTGCGCCAGCGATTCCAATCTGAAAGTAGTTGCGGGCCTTACTCGTGAAGAGTTTACGGATCAAATTCCGGTCATGCTGACGGTGCTTGATAAGCGCTTACGAAACGAACAGGATAGCGTGTTACCCTACCAGGTTGCCCGCGAGCATGGGCTGCACCGATGGCACAAAGGCTATGCGCTGCACGAATTGCTTAACGAACTGGCGCACCTGCACCAAAGCCTGCTTAGCGAGTTGGGTACGTTCTGGCACCATCAGCCCAATATCGACCACGACGTATTGCTCATCGCGCATCAGCGCATTGGCGCGCTAATCCACGAAGCCATTGGGGGCAGCATTGCCCAATACGATGAGTTTCAGAAAGCGGAGGCTACCGAACGGGCGCTGAATCTGCAACGGGCCCTCGATAACGTAAATGAGCTGGGTCGGAAACGCAGTGCCATGTTGCGCATTGCCTCACACGATCTTCGTAGTAGCTTCAGCGTGATTCAGGGGGCGGCTTCGTTGCTCGATATGCCTGACAATACGGAACAGGAGCGCTCGGAGATGTTGCAGATTCTGAACCGCAACTTCCCGAGGTTGGCCTCTATGCTGACCGAACTGATGGATCTGGCCCGGCTGGAAGCAGGCCGGGAAAATATCAACGTCAAACCGTTCGACGTGGCCGAAACCATGCGCGGCTTGATTGAGTCGGCTCAGCCGCTGGCGCAGGAACGCAATCTGTTTCTGAAAGGCGACGGCCCGGCACACTTGCCTGTTATGGGTGATGCCACAAAAGTGTATCGTATTGCCCAGAATCTGCTGACCAACGCGCTTAAGAACACGCAGGAAGGGCAGGTATCGGTATCTTGGTCAAACGAAAACCAGTTTCGCTGGATGCTGAGTGTGCAGGATACAGGGCCCGGGTTGTCGTCGGGAGCTACCATGTGGCTGTCTGACCAACTGCGGCCTACGGTCGATTCGGTTGCGCTTTTCAACGAAAATACGCCGGAAAAAACACAGCCAACCCCCGCCCCTTCGGCCGATGAAGTGGTTACGGAGGGTATCCGGTCGGGAGGCGAAGGAATTGGTCTGTATATCGTAAAACGGCTTTGCGAACTGCTCAACGCGAGTCTGGACGTCGAAACCCGCCTGGGGGCTGGAACCCTGATTCGGGTACGTTTCCCCATTCACCCGACAGCCTGA
- a CDS encoding response regulator: MTKSSRNQTLLVVEDNPDHQVLLRYVIQRSLANTTPVFTDSADQAMAYLTQCVQNDLATPRLVLLDLYLPQAENGWQFLREVKQIPASMRPPVVVLSVSHEEDDIAQAYQLGATSFISKPIGDAEWLGYFEIIRRYWWETVTLPNQ; encoded by the coding sequence GTGACCAAATCATCCCGCAATCAAACGTTATTAGTTGTTGAAGATAACCCTGATCATCAGGTACTTCTCCGCTATGTGATACAGCGCAGTCTCGCCAACACCACCCCTGTATTTACCGATTCAGCCGATCAGGCGATGGCTTACCTTACTCAGTGCGTTCAAAATGATTTGGCCACCCCTCGACTTGTACTGCTTGATTTGTACCTACCCCAGGCCGAGAATGGCTGGCAATTTTTGCGGGAAGTAAAACAGATTCCGGCCTCGATGCGGCCACCCGTGGTGGTTCTGAGCGTATCGCATGAGGAAGACGACATTGCGCAGGCGTATCAGTTGGGGGCAACGTCCTTTATCTCCAAACCCATTGGCGACGCCGAATGGCTGGGTTACTTCGAGATCATTCGTCGGTACTGGTGGGAAACCGTTACGTTACCCAATCAATAA
- a CDS encoding 5'-nucleotidase C-terminal domain-containing protein — protein MKKLFLVASLLLSACQTAYHVAGQQSNRLTVDAAVRADSSTTSWLAPYKQGLDRSMNEPLLTLTERLEKRAPESALDDLLADALLVQAAQRYGKPIDVSHLNYGGIRSGLPSGAVTTGNIFEVMPFDNQLVVLTLSGTDLMRFLNHFASHDDALVIGGARVSIQNKAIRTATLTNGRSIVPDQTYTVAMSDYIANGGGDADFLKTITQRDNVNYLIRDALIDYFRQQGKAGNPLTPQIDGRITLD, from the coding sequence ATGAAGAAGCTTTTTCTAGTTGCCTCCCTCCTGCTGAGCGCCTGCCAGACGGCCTACCACGTGGCGGGGCAGCAAAGCAACCGGCTGACGGTCGACGCCGCCGTTCGGGCCGACAGCAGCACCACAAGCTGGCTGGCGCCCTACAAACAGGGACTCGACCGTAGCATGAACGAGCCCCTGCTCACGCTGACCGAACGCCTGGAGAAACGGGCGCCCGAGTCGGCGCTGGATGATCTGCTCGCCGACGCGCTCCTGGTGCAGGCCGCGCAACGGTACGGCAAACCCATCGACGTGTCGCACCTCAATTACGGCGGCATCCGGAGTGGACTCCCCAGCGGAGCCGTGACGACCGGTAACATCTTCGAGGTAATGCCGTTTGACAACCAGTTGGTGGTGTTAACGCTCAGCGGCACCGATCTGATGCGTTTTCTGAATCACTTCGCGTCGCACGACGATGCACTGGTCATTGGTGGCGCCCGGGTGAGTATCCAGAACAAAGCCATCCGTACGGCTACGCTGACCAACGGCCGCTCCATCGTTCCCGATCAGACCTACACCGTCGCCATGAGCGATTACATCGCCAATGGCGGGGGCGATGCCGATTTCCTGAAAACTATTACCCAGCGCGACAACGTCAATTACCTCATCCGCGATGCCCTGATCGACTACTTCCGGCAGCAGGGCAAAGCAGGCAACCCATTAACTCCCCAAATCGATGGACGCATTACGCTCGACTAG
- a CDS encoding bifunctional metallophosphatase/5'-nucleotidase, translated as MDALRSTRRQFLKHVGVAAVVGTAMPSALLAAPKPTVLTILHTNDQHSRLDPFPMDGSRNAGRGGIARRMTLIQQIRAEQAAGSSRHVLLFDAGDIFQGTPYFNLYKGEPEILAMNRLGYDAGTIGNHDFDAGIDNMRDQFAKATFPILIANYDFRNTVMAERTQPYKIFKRDGVRVGVFGLGIQPKGLIPETLYKETVYLDPIETSTDVARKLRTDEHCDYVICLSHLGYKYNDSTVSDQVLAAKSRDIDLIIGGHTHTFLDAPVTVPNANGKPILVNQVGFGGINLGRIDLTFERGKAPSANGKAVSV; from the coding sequence ATGGACGCATTACGCTCGACTAGACGCCAGTTTCTGAAGCACGTTGGTGTGGCAGCGGTTGTTGGCACGGCCATGCCCTCGGCGTTACTGGCGGCCCCCAAACCCACCGTGTTGACTATTTTGCACACCAATGATCAGCACAGCCGCCTCGATCCGTTTCCGATGGATGGCAGCCGCAACGCCGGCCGGGGTGGTATTGCCCGCCGGATGACCCTGATTCAGCAGATCAGGGCCGAACAGGCGGCGGGGTCGTCGCGCCATGTGCTGCTCTTCGACGCAGGCGACATCTTTCAGGGAACGCCCTATTTCAACCTCTACAAAGGCGAGCCGGAGATCCTGGCAATGAACCGACTCGGATACGACGCGGGCACCATCGGCAACCACGATTTCGACGCGGGTATCGACAACATGCGGGATCAGTTTGCCAAAGCCACCTTCCCGATCCTGATCGCCAATTACGATTTCAGGAATACGGTGATGGCCGAACGTACCCAGCCCTACAAGATCTTCAAAAGAGACGGGGTGCGTGTGGGCGTATTTGGGCTGGGCATTCAACCCAAAGGCCTCATCCCGGAAACGCTGTACAAAGAAACGGTTTACCTCGACCCCATCGAGACCAGCACCGACGTAGCCCGGAAACTACGCACCGACGAGCACTGCGATTACGTAATCTGCCTGTCGCACCTGGGCTATAAATACAACGACTCGACCGTTTCGGATCAGGTGCTCGCGGCTAAAAGCCGGGATATCGATCTCATCATCGGCGGGCACACCCACACCTTCCTGGATGCGCCCGTAACGGTACCCAACGCCAACGGCAAACCCATTCTGGTGAATCAGGTTGGGTTTGGGGGTATCAATCTCGGCCGAATCGACCTGACGTTTGAGCGTGGCAAAGCCCCCTCGGCCAACGGCAAAGCCGTTTCCGTGTAA
- the pfkA gene encoding 6-phosphofructokinase — protein sequence MKRIAVFTSGGDAPGMNACIRAVVRGAVYHDIEVFGIRRGYNGMINGDIFQMTSHSVSNIVQRGGTILKSARSKEFMTPEGRQRAHEQLQKFGIEGLVAIGGNGTFTGATLFFDEFGIPTVGAPGTIDNDLYGTDYTIGFDTAVNTALEAIDKIRDTADSHDRIFLIEVMGRDSGYIAIQSGIAGGAELVMVPEVLTPISEVVKTLQAGFNRSKSSSIVVVAEGEEEGSAAEVAEKISKLIEGELDMRVTTLGHIQRGGIPTAYDRILASRLGLGALEGLLNGEKNVMAGVINNELVYTPFRDTIRLPKPINEDLLRMVKILSV from the coding sequence ATGAAACGTATTGCTGTGTTTACCTCTGGGGGAGACGCACCGGGCATGAACGCCTGCATTCGGGCAGTTGTGCGCGGAGCCGTTTACCACGATATTGAAGTGTTCGGTATCCGCCGGGGGTATAACGGGATGATCAATGGCGACATCTTTCAGATGACCTCTCACTCGGTGAGCAACATCGTGCAGCGGGGTGGTACCATCCTGAAATCGGCCCGCAGCAAGGAGTTCATGACCCCCGAAGGGCGGCAGCGCGCCCACGAACAATTGCAGAAGTTCGGCATTGAAGGTCTTGTCGCTATTGGCGGTAATGGTACGTTCACCGGTGCTACGCTCTTCTTCGACGAGTTCGGTATCCCGACGGTTGGTGCACCCGGCACCATTGATAACGACCTCTACGGTACTGACTATACCATTGGCTTCGACACGGCGGTGAACACGGCCCTGGAAGCCATCGATAAAATTCGTGATACTGCCGACTCCCACGACCGGATCTTCCTGATCGAGGTGATGGGCCGCGACTCGGGCTATATCGCTATCCAATCGGGGATTGCGGGTGGTGCTGAGCTGGTGATGGTGCCCGAAGTGCTGACGCCCATCTCCGAAGTCGTGAAAACGCTTCAGGCGGGTTTTAACCGCAGTAAATCGTCGTCGATTGTAGTTGTGGCTGAAGGCGAAGAGGAGGGAAGTGCCGCCGAAGTAGCCGAGAAAATCAGCAAGCTGATTGAAGGCGAACTGGACATGCGCGTGACCACCCTGGGCCACATTCAGCGCGGCGGTATTCCAACGGCCTACGACCGCATTCTGGCAAGCCGGTTGGGGCTGGGTGCGCTGGAAGGCCTACTCAATGGCGAGAAGAACGTAATGGCGGGTGTAATCAACAACGAACTAGTCTACACGCCGTTCCGCGACACCATCCGGTTGCCCAAACCGATCAATGAAGACCTGCTCAGGATGGTGAAAATCCTGAGCGTTTAG
- a CDS encoding choice-of-anchor I family protein, which translates to MTQLRYLLGFTLAVGLLVACDHRTDLDPIENAGTFREIASVDLGGTAASEISAYDTLTRRIFTVNNETAATPKVEVLELTAAYTINKLTPINVSALGGVANSVAVSRGRLAIALEAADKQANGSVVIVDTRTLAILRTIPVGAMPDMVTFSPDGRYIVTADEGEPNAAYTVDPVGSISIIDTQADYSVQTLTFEGFESQRATLLAGGFRLFGPKASLAQDVEPEYVAISPDSRRAWVTLQENNAIAEVDLVGGSILKIWPLGTKDINVPSNAIDPSDRDSKIAFSNWPIRSFYLPDAIAPFTVNGTNYVITADEGDTRDYAGYSEEARISTLTLDPTAFPTGSVLKQLTNLGRLIVTKSLGDTDNDGDYDALYAIGGRGFSIFNTATGQRVYFSGKSLEERVVAANLYDDTRSDDKGVEAEGVTVGMINGQPVAFVGLERADAVAIYSLADPTNPQFLQVLPTGDAPEGVLFVPASQSPTKRSLLIVSSEGDGTVKVYQPDKP; encoded by the coding sequence ATGACTCAACTCCGTTACCTACTTGGCTTTACCCTGGCCGTAGGCCTTCTCGTTGCCTGCGACCACCGCACCGATCTGGACCCGATTGAAAACGCAGGTACGTTCCGCGAAATCGCCTCGGTCGATCTGGGCGGAACGGCGGCTTCCGAAATATCGGCCTACGATACCCTGACCCGCCGCATTTTCACGGTCAACAACGAAACCGCCGCCACGCCGAAGGTGGAAGTGCTCGAACTGACCGCCGCCTACACGATCAACAAACTCACGCCCATCAACGTCTCGGCGCTGGGAGGTGTGGCCAACAGCGTCGCCGTCAGCCGCGGCCGGTTAGCTATCGCGCTGGAAGCCGCTGACAAACAGGCCAACGGCAGCGTCGTAATCGTTGACACGCGCACACTGGCGATTCTGCGGACCATTCCGGTTGGCGCTATGCCCGACATGGTCACGTTTAGCCCCGATGGCCGCTACATTGTCACGGCCGACGAGGGTGAGCCCAATGCCGCTTACACCGTCGACCCGGTAGGCTCGATTTCGATCATCGATACGCAGGCCGATTATAGCGTGCAGACATTGACGTTCGAGGGCTTCGAGTCGCAACGCGCCACGCTGCTGGCGGGCGGTTTCCGGTTGTTTGGCCCAAAGGCCAGTCTGGCGCAGGATGTGGAGCCTGAATACGTGGCGATTTCGCCCGATTCGCGCCGGGCGTGGGTAACGCTTCAGGAAAATAATGCCATCGCTGAGGTGGATCTGGTTGGCGGCAGTATCCTGAAAATCTGGCCGTTGGGTACCAAAGACATCAACGTACCCAGCAACGCCATCGACCCCAGCGACCGCGACAGCAAAATCGCGTTCTCTAACTGGCCGATCCGATCGTTTTACCTGCCCGACGCCATTGCGCCCTTCACGGTAAACGGTACCAATTACGTGATCACCGCCGACGAAGGTGACACCCGCGACTACGCCGGTTATAGCGAAGAGGCCCGCATCAGCACGTTGACCCTCGACCCCACGGCCTTCCCGACGGGCAGCGTGTTGAAACAACTCACCAATCTGGGTCGGCTGATCGTAACGAAGAGCCTGGGCGACACCGATAACGACGGCGATTATGACGCGCTGTATGCCATTGGAGGCCGTGGCTTCAGCATTTTTAATACGGCTACGGGTCAGCGTGTTTATTTCTCCGGGAAAAGCCTCGAAGAGCGTGTTGTAGCGGCCAATCTCTACGACGACACGCGCTCCGACGACAAAGGCGTTGAGGCTGAGGGCGTAACAGTGGGCATGATCAACGGGCAACCCGTAGCTTTTGTCGGGCTGGAACGAGCCGACGCGGTTGCCATCTACAGCCTTGCCGACCCCACGAACCCGCAGTTTCTGCAAGTATTACCCACCGGCGATGCACCCGAAGGCGTGCTGTTTGTGCCGGCAAGCCAAAGCCCTACCAAACGTAGCTTGTTGATAGTCAGCAGTGAAGGCGATGGCACGGTAAAAGTGTACCAGCCCGATAAGCCGTAA
- a CDS encoding S8 family peptidase codes for MALVRRLLVFSGVMGTSAWAQPALPRPIRLHNVEAATGTRTQPLYGRNATGLSLSGQSAFVSGKLGLWDGGGVLTTHRELTGRVQMRNTASQLNDHATHLAGTLVASGIDPKARGMAYNANLQVWDYTNDLTELTTAAPNLLLSVHAYGPLSGWVLNLDRPGTDPNQKWEWWGNDAVSNSEDYLFGYYNTTAQRIDHIAYQNPTYLMVRSADNKRSETGPPANTPYYLNNTNQQSRLPRNRNDAYDVIPGEATAKNVLTIGAADVTLDDDNRLIHLASSPYSGWGPTDDGRIKPDLLGIGTDVYSTVSTNTSAYGLSTGTSMAAANVTGSLLLLQELVARQTNGRFLLAATVRGLAIHTADRLAPANGPDYRQGWGLLNTEAAAAVIQNANQAHQITEQRLVQGQSWTTTAVAQGGEPLTITLCWTDPEGSVTTLTPQALNRRTPKLINDLDVRVTLGNQTVLPFVLNPDRPADVATRGDNVRDNVEQVYIPNPVAGQTYTIRVSHKNTLQNGVQPFSLLVSGRKHSPCTLPQRPLLTPADTLICAGATFSLQADDLPGLRYEWLRDNQPIAQATTSVCAVSTAGLYNVRFTDRNGCVGLSAPVRVSVAAPTVQLTPAQTVYLCPEQAPAQLVATVETGKGITVNWLRNGQLIANATSQTLTVSQAGQYRAQLTQQGCRTFSQEVTARPATLDQVRILPADNTILIPGGATVRLQGPTGDQFRYAWYKGSQPLSNANRQWLLVDEPGTYRLKVSQQQCSGWSDEKPVRWSSWAGVTSLPDSLLSFDQADSVLVAYPNPAVQTLYIRYVRPGASQVTVGIVDLWGRQVSSSQEMRHRQGLFWLDLPIYDLMKGQYLLRFTDGDRVKALRFMRE; via the coding sequence ATGGCTCTTGTCCGGCGCCTGTTGGTGTTTAGCGGCGTCATGGGCACATCGGCCTGGGCTCAACCGGCTTTACCGCGTCCAATCAGGCTTCACAATGTCGAAGCGGCCACCGGCACACGTACCCAGCCGCTGTATGGCCGAAACGCCACGGGGCTGTCGCTGAGCGGTCAGAGCGCTTTTGTGTCGGGAAAACTAGGCTTGTGGGATGGCGGCGGCGTGCTGACGACTCACCGTGAGCTGACCGGACGGGTGCAGATGCGCAACACCGCCAGCCAGTTGAACGACCACGCGACGCACCTTGCCGGTACGTTGGTGGCGTCCGGTATCGACCCCAAAGCGCGGGGTATGGCCTATAACGCCAACCTTCAGGTGTGGGATTACACCAACGACCTAACCGAACTGACCACCGCCGCGCCAAATCTGTTACTTTCTGTACATGCCTACGGCCCGCTGTCGGGCTGGGTGCTGAACCTGGACCGGCCCGGCACCGACCCAAACCAGAAATGGGAGTGGTGGGGAAATGACGCCGTCAGTAACAGCGAAGATTACCTCTTTGGCTACTACAATACCACCGCCCAACGAATTGACCACATCGCTTACCAGAACCCGACATACCTGATGGTGCGGTCGGCCGATAACAAGCGGTCGGAGACGGGGCCACCCGCCAACACGCCCTATTACCTCAATAACACCAATCAGCAGAGTCGCCTGCCCCGCAATCGCAATGATGCCTACGACGTAATTCCGGGGGAAGCAACGGCCAAAAACGTGCTGACCATCGGTGCCGCCGACGTAACGCTCGACGATGACAACCGGTTGATTCACTTGGCGTCGTCGCCCTACAGTGGCTGGGGCCCCACCGACGACGGACGAATCAAACCCGACCTGTTGGGCATCGGAACGGATGTGTATTCAACGGTATCGACCAATACATCGGCCTATGGCCTGAGCACAGGTACGTCGATGGCGGCGGCCAACGTGACGGGTTCATTGCTGTTGTTGCAAGAACTCGTTGCCCGCCAGACTAACGGGCGCTTTTTGCTGGCAGCGACAGTGCGAGGGTTGGCCATCCATACCGCCGACCGCCTGGCGCCTGCCAATGGTCCCGACTACCGGCAGGGGTGGGGCCTACTGAATACCGAAGCTGCAGCGGCCGTTATTCAGAATGCCAATCAGGCGCACCAGATCACCGAGCAGCGCCTGGTGCAGGGGCAAAGCTGGACCACAACGGCGGTAGCGCAGGGGGGCGAGCCGCTTACGATCACCCTCTGCTGGACCGACCCCGAAGGCAGCGTGACGACGCTAACCCCGCAGGCCCTCAACCGCCGTACGCCCAAGCTCATCAATGACCTCGACGTGCGCGTAACCCTGGGCAACCAAACGGTGCTGCCCTTCGTGCTGAACCCAGACCGCCCCGCCGATGTGGCCACCCGTGGCGATAACGTCCGCGACAACGTCGAGCAGGTCTATATCCCCAACCCCGTTGCTGGGCAAACCTACACGATTCGGGTTAGTCACAAAAACACGTTGCAGAACGGCGTACAGCCCTTTTCGCTGCTTGTGAGTGGGCGCAAGCACAGCCCGTGCACGTTGCCACAACGGCCCCTGCTCACCCCGGCCGACACGCTTATCTGCGCGGGAGCTACCTTCAGCCTGCAAGCCGACGATCTGCCCGGCTTGCGCTATGAATGGCTGCGCGATAACCAGCCCATCGCTCAAGCTACGACGTCCGTCTGTGCCGTGTCAACAGCCGGGCTGTACAACGTGCGCTTTACCGACCGGAATGGCTGCGTAGGCCTGAGTGCACCCGTCAGGGTGTCGGTGGCGGCTCCAACCGTGCAGCTTACGCCCGCCCAAACGGTCTACCTCTGCCCCGAACAGGCACCGGCCCAACTAGTGGCCACTGTCGAAACGGGTAAAGGCATAACCGTCAACTGGCTACGAAATGGGCAACTGATTGCCAACGCCACGAGTCAGACGCTGACGGTTAGTCAGGCGGGGCAGTACCGGGCTCAACTCACGCAACAGGGGTGCCGCACCTTTTCGCAGGAAGTGACGGCCCGCCCGGCTACGCTGGATCAGGTACGTATCCTGCCCGCCGACAATACCATTCTGATACCCGGTGGCGCCACCGTTCGCTTGCAGGGACCCACGGGCGATCAGTTTCGGTATGCCTGGTACAAAGGCAGCCAACCTCTGTCCAATGCAAACAGGCAGTGGCTGTTGGTCGATGAGCCAGGTACGTATCGGCTGAAAGTGTCGCAGCAGCAGTGCAGCGGCTGGTCCGACGAGAAGCCCGTGCGGTGGTCGTCGTGGGCGGGCGTCACGTCCCTGCCCGATTCGCTGCTGTCGTTCGATCAGGCCGACAGCGTGCTGGTGGCGTACCCGAACCCGGCCGTTCAGACGCTCTATATCCGATACGTCCGGCCGGGCGCCTCGCAGGTTACCGTCGGGATCGTCGATCTATGGGGGCGTCAAGTGAGTTCCTCGCAGGAGATGCGTCATCGGCAGGGCCTTTTCTGGCTCGACCTGCCCATTTACGACCTGATGAAAGGACAGTACCTGCTTCGCTTCACCGATGGCGATCGGGTGAAAGCCCTGCGCTTTATGCGCGAATGA